Part of the Benincasa hispida cultivar B227 chromosome 11, ASM972705v1, whole genome shotgun sequence genome, cttttacttagaattatgaaggctgttaagcagaatatgcggaaattatgttaagaattcatgagaaattgAGTTTGCATtgatcagcatgatgaatcttggctaacccattattatgcgttattatgagttgaattgtctatttttgtagctaacgtaaGAAGTGGACACAAACGTGAAACCAGACTGccgcatagacgactgcatgcagagaaacattccatcgcaaaggtgaatgcattcgatcaacgcatgggtgttgcagtaatcagccgcatgcgtccatcgcatgggagttgcgctcgtcaagcgattgcggtcatcgtgtagagttgcagtattaagcgaatgcggtcactgaatgattgcggctacgcgataacgcatactaatgggatcaatgcaaggttggcggaatgaacgcatcaacgcatctaccttgggaaaatcaaaagtttatgTTTACATTTCACCTagcacgccgttagcagcagaggttcagaaaggactaaacgcgccgaatgtcaaaatcagagcagtccattaatacTGTCAGCGATCCaatctctatataaagaagtcgaTGAGCAAAATTCCAACTGGTCCGGGGATTACCCCTGCAACCCAGGGTTTTCCCtatgatccagacaaatgcgtgagaagaagcttaagagttcttcacctccttcatccattccgagtgacgaccggtgctagatctcgggagagtcagctctaccgcccatccatggcaccaccagcagccttgatgcacatccgctggaagcaagtgtTGCTTCCaaccggtcatttcattttcccttcttttcttatattgtattgtatgacattttgtgatttaggaattaatacattatgttttcaatgcatttctgtgttctttcgattccatctccatcttctttacttagcatccttactttcattgcatcacttagtgagattgcttgagtatcgcatacttagtcatgtggattagagatatgaagcatgtagcaaaccaccgaaaggtgtgcgttgtgcgagtatgtgagaaaaccttatttccTTAGTGTGAAGTTATGGCAACTCCTTTCTAAcgcattacttgtctatgagtaaagttagcaacaaccaactgcctgggagggtaagtggttggtcgcattaagtaatgtaagtcattgttcactagagataggaacaatctgtcagcaaagttcatgagGTTACCTTGTAATATgagcgcttcattcatcatttaggcatacttgagagagtagtctaaaactcaaatctaagactcgagagagcgaattggaatgcataggcaagaatggggatcttagagataagctctgtttgctttcacacagcatatgcaccctacggatggGATATTTCAtgtgtccaggaagtaggatatggtggatGTATGCAGTCATCTCGACACTTATGCATAcccaccgcatacgtcctagatttaggcttttagtgtaTGTAACATGaccgcatggcttgcgttgactaaggttgcccttgcggtcactcttaagggttgcaatgaagacgtcttcgcattttatccatttttccattcatttgtttcatgtcataAGTTGTCGTGTTTCTACCTCtcattctcattgcgttgtctgttagctagaagtaggagtaggattagtttagcaacccctccaacattcttttattcaatcgCCGCATGAACATTACCGCATTCAGTCagctacaagtccatgtgttcgacctcggatcacccaagaaacttgcattcgcattatacttggcatgagtgcaagaaaacttgtgataggacgcatagtcattgcatacattcgttaatgcatagtcattccaatgtatgaccatcgatgcatgactatcaacacataccttaagaacatgcatcacatattatgtccaagggattttagttgtcgagtaatttGACATCGAATTTCCCATCATcaatacataagacaagatgatcgcatacaatgaaaatcttaggtcatgctagctaagtacatctcaacccattcggtaatttagctactcatgcaatgtatggagagattgaacataagttaAAATTCGATTTCTATTGTCTATAAACTAAATGCAAAATATAGAATAACAATAGaatatagagataagaagctcagtagcaatgtcttgttttccgtggccttttacactatcttttcactccaactctgcccagaagaatatccttgctttcgcaagtgttggccctctctcgtCTTGAAGTGCTTCATGCAGTCTTTCGAGCTATCCAGGAATGATTTCTTAGCGTCTTTTTCTCTTCGCTCgtctccgtcttctaagtataagaataacTTTGAATAGACTAATGACTATCTACTTTGTATGTGATCTAACTTATTAACCCTTTTACAATGGTGGCCTCCGGTATTTATAaagatcaaggtgaagaagcttttctctctaatgattacAATGATGGGaagtcattaaatcttctgctttgatgcgccgattaatggtcaccgaaaagttgaatgtacttgctatagtgtgtcgttaacggctcgtcaactaaatttggattcgaccatcctcagctttccgtcccatcatgatttattaagctttcaccttgatgcgtctttatgcggccacattcttgagcaacttctcgcaATCGCATATGATCGAATGCCTTTGCGAACGTAATTTTTCAATGCACGCGGACGCCTAATTTCTTAGATCGCAATTTCCTTTGCACCAACGAatttttcctgcataaaataagtaaattagctacttttatgcgatgggcatgattttgtatatttttaccgttgcattccctcattgttttacttatttgtactgtaataacgtgtatttctacccgttatctaGGACTatattatattgttcattagaaggatcagtggtacttaaggaggaagatgtaattacaggagcaaaacggtaaattggcctactgtaattacgagcatctgtgaagggtcatcgtattgatgattggttatatctaatggacatagaaatatatctatggcaagaagagtttaactgtcgatctttaatggaatgcttggcagttaacggatggtggatatcgtgactaaagagtttagtcagcaattcacgtaccgttggtgcttcgagccataggtccataaggtcccctttggaGCTTGATACAATTCGAGAGTCAGTTTTttagtcaatttgaaatgttcaaatgaaCAAgaggagttcaattatatatatgtgatataattgaacaagttaattaaatatatataataactttattatgtagtatacattaatttggaggaaattggatataaataatattaatctagtagaggaaaaaaatattataattaatattgatattaatttataagtgaGTGACAAGATCACATCATGGAgcgttataaaggaaatgggaaggcgcctctgtttaaaataacggatgagtgcataATATATAGCAGCGTGTGTGTTGATCTCGGGTCTCGCGAGTATGTTGAAAAAGACCcggtcatcgtttagaaaatcagtgccaaACGATAGGAGACTCATGATCGCTATATATACGATATTTGTTAAGCGATCAACATTCTGATTATACATCGCGCGCTAATTAACCtacaacgatcgtttaccttttcctaagtgaTCGTTAGCCCTTGTATTACCTAAACATCGTATAACGATctcttagtttttcctacacgatcgtttttGGATGATTGTTTCACCCTTTTCTacaacgatcgtatagacgatctcttagtttttcctacacgatcgttttggATGATGTCACCCTTCTAACACGACTCGTATAGAGATCGCTGCGACTTTACCTACACCGATCGTATACTTCTAAAACGATCAAAGCATATGTCTAGGATACACACcggcatctcccacttgtttgatcgTGACCTACGTACTCCTCTTCTCCTTTCCTTGCCAAAATCCGAACAAGCCCACACTTGGATTTCCACTTCAAGAAATACTGATGGCTCGAGTGTGTTGTCTTCTCCTTTTTCCTCGTTCAAGTGGTGACTGTTCGAAGTAGAcgttgggcttcagactcgaAAATCTATGTGTAATCATTGATCCCATTTAGCATCATGAAAGTATTTTGAATGATAACGGTAATTCTGTcaaatgaattggaaagattgcTTTGCCTCGTACTACTTGAATAGCAGTTCCTTCAATTGTCAAGGCACTCGATTTTCTGATATtcaattcattgctgcaaaaaattgcaaatacattcttggtgggtcaTTTTCTACAATCTGTTAATCGTTAATTGCGTGGATGTGGGGATTTaggatgttttcgtggatgttagcctcggtttgttttaattcttttgcaTTTGCGGTTGTTTTTAAAGTCCCCTGcgtttgggcattaataatcgttattggaagtctgtattcaaagtctgTTAGTTTTGAGTCTGTTGGCGTTGAAGAAGTTTGGAGCAAGCATGCATTTCTTCAAGGAGAGAGATTCGATCAGTGATCGATCGTGTTAGTTCGGATTGGAGAGCCGCGATCTTATTGACGACATAAAGACGATGGCCTACTGCGACGCTGTTCGATTCCCCCCCGCCGTTAACACGATCGTGCTCACCCCCACACTCCCACCCACGCCTGTACCCCGATGCATAATCAGACTCGTATGGCGATTGCATGATCGCGAACGGCGTCCATACGGCTTAAatatggggtatgcgatcaagtgttgatcgcatcgtgtagtcgatggggtatgcgatcgctGATGATCGCATTGTGTAGTTGATCGGGTaagcgatcaagggttgattgCATCATGTTGAAGATCGGTTACGGGATCACTAAGTATcaggtcgtgtagacgatgtgATGCTCGCATATCACTTAACGCGCGCTcgcactggacgatcgttttggtcagcaagcttcatcacttagtaactgactaaatgatcgcttagtaatgcaaggtaaatcatttacctgacGCTATgttaagtgatcgcatagaTAATCGTTttggttagcaagcttcatcgcttagtaactgactaaacaatcacttagtaacgtaaggtaaatcgtttacctgacgCTGCGTTAAGTGatcgcactagacgatcgtttttgtcagcaagcttcatcgcttagtaactgactaaacgatcgattagtaACGCAACGTAAATCATTTACCTAGTTGCACGCATCGGTTAGATGATGAGATGCATGCGTATCGTTCAACGCGCGTGcgtatgataacttgtagaaatacaagttatttattctttcttattcagatattgcggtcaaaagagagaaaatatgcgtcgattgtatgaaaattagctaagaaatacaataattataaattatcgcaaatacacccactaagaccattaagatggtagaaaaggatatttcaagtctgttttgcaggaaacaaaATCACCACAGCTAAAAATCTGtatattttcgttcctccatagatcattttctccatgatgttttcttaatcccttggtgattaatatgaattaaacgagtaatttaatctgtgctaaagaaataaagatgtttagctgaagcatgctagacgacatcttcacctgtgagagcagaagtgaagatgccattataatctgtcgagagaaggttaaaataatgcgttaactaaagcaagaagtacttctagagatggaagcaaccttgcgttcattacgtttgtccctatttcaccacagagatgtgggaacggggccgatcaccgagaggggtacgccaagggaaaagcagaACCATACTTatgcctttaacgcaattaaggagcttgcgatgtttgtactaattatcttttctcttcctgttccacacataagacttgccaccgcacaACACGgtctttgtatattcttcacagtcagtctcaacctcgatatcttgtatcatgtaacctgtatcttgtatcatcatagcttaggtttattttatcgcactttacttttactgaaatttactttattatcacatttttatctcttacctttactttatcgcattttcaATTATCTGTACACacaacctttttataaatttaaaaacccctggtcgcttATATCCCAAATGtaacacaataacctaaaacaatccctgtgttcgacctcggatcacaccgagaaacttgcggtggaattatacttggttccaacgcaaggaaacttgtgataacgcataatatactacaagattctcatttataacgcatatctagaagtagtatcacataaaagaaataaagtcatcattcatccatgcgttgtatggCATAAGATTAGAAGCTTGTATGATGATAAAGACTTAAAACTTGAACCTTGCTTGCATCATTGTATAGTTTATGTCACAagaagtttatggcaccgttgccagggatttggtaacggggacatggacttgaaccttgcttgcatcattgtatagtttatgtcacaacaagtttatggcgacgttgtcggggattggttaacggttatTGTTAAATATGTTTGTAGTATGTGCAgaacagatctctttgtactggctgtttatcACAAAGAGTAGTCTGACGGCTTATGAGTACTGgagtgatccagaaattctaagctgacccagagatcaggtATATCTTTCGTGCAGGAGCATATCAAGACCAGATTTAGTTCAAGAATTTCCAAATCTACGGTTGCGGGAATGCGAGGGTTGAGAAATGTGTAACGCATTTTCCATACTTGGTGTGGTTCCCAAAGGAAGTAGATCATATCTCTCCCCGTATACATTGTGGGATGAGActaggaaaggagcaatgtccttagGACATTGGACAGGCAAGCTGGACCGCCTACAAAGGTGTGGATTGCGCTCATTCAAAGAAAATcatcttccggtccatatctcacatctatgtttaaatgctttctttaattcttGTCTTTATGAATTTCTGAACTTTGTCTTTACTGCTTcctttaatttgtttcatgatttgatgaatttattcttcatttactctcttgcatttatttctgtgttttctttaattcttttaactttcCTGTATTTAATGCGTTATTCTttaattggtgaatgattgagtaatgagAAGAAAATTTATTACCGCAAGTCCTCAACTTGCGTtgatggaaaaagaaagaaatatatatatatatatattNNNNNNNNNNNNNNNNNNNNNNNNNNNNNNNNNNNNNNNNNNNNNNNNNNNNNNNNNNNNNNNNNNNNNNNNNNNNNNNNNNNNNNNNNNNNNNNNNNNNNNNNNNNNNNNNNNNNNNNNNNNNNNNNNNNNNNNNNNNNNNNNNNNNNNNNNNNNNNNNNNNNNNNNNNNNNNNNNNNNNNNNNNNNNNNNNNNNNNNNNNNNNNNNNNNNNNNNNNNNNNNNNNNNNNNNNNNNNNNNNNNNNNNNNNNNNNNNNNNNNNNNNNNNNNNNNNNNNNNNNNNNNNNNNNNNNNNNNNNNNNNNNNNNNNNNNNNNNNNNNNNNNNNNNNNNNNNNNNNNNNNNNNNNNNNNNNNNNNNNNNNNNNNNNNNNNNNNNNNNNNNNNNNNNNNNNNNNNNNNNNNNNNNNNNNNNNNNNNNNNNNNNNNNNNNNNNNNNNNNNNNNNNNNNNNNNNNNNNNNNNNNNNNNNNNNNNNNNNNNNNNNNNNNNNNNNNNNNNNNNNNNNNNNNNNNNNNNNNNNNNNNNNNNNNNNNNNNNNNNNNNNNNNNNNNNNNNNNNNNNNNNNNNNNNNNNNNNNNNNNNNNNNNNNNNNNNNNNNNNNNNNNNNNNNNNNNNNNNNNNNNNNNNNNNNNNNNNNNNNNNNNNNNNNNNNNNNNNNNNNNNNNNNNNNNNNNNNNNNNNNNNNNNNNNNNNNNNNNNNNNNNNNNNNNNNNNNNNNNNNNNNNNNNNNNNNNNNNNNNNNNNNNNNNNNNNNNNNNNNNNNNNNNNNNNNNNNNNNNNNNNNNNNNNNNNNNNNNNNNNNNNNNNNNNNNNNNNNNNNNNNNNNNNNNNNNNNNNNNNNNNNNNNNNNNNNNNNNNNNNNNNNNNNNNNNNNNNNNNNNNNNNNNNNNNNNNNNNNNNNNNNNNNNNNNNNNNNNNNNNNNNNNNNNNNNNNNNNNNNGAGGAAGGAGGAGGTTtgcccgaggcaggggttgtaaaccaaccactgtctACGGAGGAGGTGACGGTGGCGGTGACTGAGGAAGTGGCAATGACGGAGGAAGTGGTGGAAGAGGAGACAAGAAGAAGCACTCTAGCTTTAGAGACTCCTAAGGAAACTATGCAAGTAGAATCCTGTGACGGACCCATCAGAGTCGCATTAGAAGAAGTCGCGACAGAGAAGCAACAAGAGGtggaagaggagaaaaaaaagaaaaaggagaaggaaaagaaggttggAGAAGGTGAGCCATCTCATCAtcgcaaagagaagaagaataaagaaaagaaggaggatgaagaagataagGAGGCCaagctaaggaagaagaaagagaagaaagaaaggaaagaatgcAGGCATGAGGAAAGGCGCctaaagaaggaagaagaaaaaaagaagagggCTGCAAGCCCAGAGATGGATGGAGAATCCACCTCCGTGAGGGAGGACAAGGAGGAACCAGCACAAATTAGGGAGTCAACGCAACCTGAAATAACGCAAGTTTTTACGGCCAAGAAAGGCAAAGAAGGAGAAGCTACCCCCTTGatgcggcgtcgcaaggagaatgcaccGCAAGGGTCTGTCATTGACCCTTTAATTTTGATCAACGCgttagaagaaaaggaaaggaggagaaaggaagaggaagagagaaaatggagcGAGCGAAACTCATCACCGCAAAAggtgatagaagaagaagactgcATGATGAGAAGGTTCGCAGCAATAACGAGATCTCGTGGCTTGAAGAAATAAGGCTTGAAGAGGAACAACACCTTTTATGGGCCTCTAGCAGTTTATGGAAGAGTTTGAAAGAGAAgtgagagaagaggaagaagaagaaaagaaaaagaatgcagaagaagaaaggagaatgaGAGAAGAGAAGGAGAGGAAGCGTGAAGCCAACAGGCAGCGCATAATTAAGAAGAAGGGCAAGGAACTTGCTGAGCTAGACaaggaggaacaacgcaaggaataggaaagaaaacaaagacaACAATCCCGCCTTGCGTTGGCCAAAGGAAAAGGCAAAGCGGTCGCAGAAAGCAGCAAGCCCGCGTTAGCAAAGGTGCGTCCATCAGGAAAGAAAGAGAATGACGATTTGTTGATGGAGATGGGCTTTTTCCCTGCGCCAACGCCACTACCAGATCTAATCACGAGCGTGAACGTGGAGCATGGTTAGGACACATTTTACTAGTGCCCAACCATTGTCGTTCCAAAGGTAGTGCGCGACTTCTACCATGGACGGctacatggcaccaaggatgtggtgaccataaaagggcaAGTGGTGCCtttcagcgcaagggacatcaatgaactataccaaatgaaggataacccgGATGCACTAggcaacaaaatcattgatgatcccacagaagAGCAGTTGGAAGACTCTGCTTCCAGAGGTAAGGATTTGGGTTTATTAACGCAACTGGGCACTAAATGGTCggtttctttaaaaggcatcaagaCCCTAGCATCCAAGACTCTGCTTCAGAGGCAAggctttgggtttatttggttaAGAAGCGACTGATCCCAACGTCCCATGACAAGacaatttcaagggatcgagttatgGCCGCATACTACATTGCGCGCGGCATTCCAATCGATGTAGGCCGGTTGATCGCAAGTCAAATTCGAGGCTTTGTGGGGCACATTAGAGgacaatacttctttccatggactGTCTCAAGTTTGTGCCTGTCAATGGGCGTAGGCATTGAGGAGGAGCCCATGCAAGAAGTCCACGACCTCATCAATATTAAAATCCtgaggttgctcctcaaagactccccaCATTACCTAGTGTTACCTTTAAAGAGGCCCGCAATCGATCTCAATGTGCCGCAAGAACCCAGGCCAAAGAGACAGCACAAAGatgataagggaaaagaaaaattcCAGGAATTACcatctgagcagatgagatcaagattatgcgttcattttctacatttcaaaaaaaaaatcaataaattttcatacaaaactccaatgtcagcacaagggAAACCCAAAACATTCCCAACTTAataagagttagttgtgaaaggaacctgctcatCGTTGGATGTTTACATGAAACTTGTGGGAGCAAggcaaaacgaaggtaggtttccatgaacaatgcaatatgaaaagagaaaaatgcaaaagaaaataaaagaatgcaagagacaactcctctgaaattcatgagttaaagttgaaattggcacacaaccgtagttggatgttcgcatgacacatctgggaacaagccaaaacgaagagtgtaaccatgatcaatggtctctaaataaatgacgcaaagtttgaccaccacatatagacatatcaagttgttttgacaaagaagaggtaaacattctatttttaaaactagaaaagcatttttgagcataaatttgttatatagaagaataaagtagggctttgttaggaattagcaaggatag contains:
- the LOC120090637 gene encoding stress response protein NST1-like translates to MTEEVVEEETRRSTLALETPKETMQVESCDGPIRVALEEVATEKQQEVEEEKKKKKEKEKKVGEGEPSHHRKEKKNKEKKEDEEDKEAKLRKKKEKKERKECRHEERRLKKEEEKKKRAASPEMDGESTSVREDKEEPAQIRESTQPEITQVVRDFYHGRLHGTKDVVTIKGQVVPFSARDINELYQMKDNPDALGNKIIDDPTEEQLEDSASREMDLCHEVVWNFPVDGVQYSKIEEADRVYDFMAGLNSKFDTVWSRILGHRPMSSLIEVCSEVRLEEDRTSAMNGTTTTTLDSAAFGVKSFGSESDKQNGKSPPICEHCKKPWHTKDQ